A section of the Sedimentisphaera cyanobacteriorum genome encodes:
- a CDS encoding family 43 glycosylhydrolase codes for MGESVKTQLAFLTFIFAGLLIFSSPHEGKAETKEQFSSYLFTYFTGNGPGQEQIHFALSLDGFNYKALNKNEPVISSEKISSTGGVRDPHILRGEDGETFYMVATDLYVPEMGWNNYAMIMLKSKDMIHWQSSVVNIPETYPEKFGDVNRVWAPQTIYDQKAGKYMVYFSMKHSDEPDVIYYAYANDNFTGLESAPKQLYFPPENSNTKACIDGDIIKKDGRFYLFYKAEDGNPGIKLAVSNKLTEGYRLYSSRRMDSSRHRVEGSGIFKLNSSSDWILMYDVYTRGRYQFTRSSDLLNFEVIDDEISMDFHPRHGTVMPITSSEYLRLVEKWGLLKHLSFKAGSEYVKTNNVSVDTKNNIIHLPVKRGADLKSFDPELSVCSFASIMPEGKQDFSQGPVEYTVNIAEKKEVYNITASQWNNPVLEGFYADPDAIYSEKTGKFYIYPTSDGYTGWSGTYFKAFSSENLVDWEDEGVILDLKKDVSWTNRNAWAPCIIEKKIDGDYQYFYYFTAAQKIGVAVCDEPAGTFTDTGKPLISSAPKGVNRGQEIDPDVFCDPKTNKNYLYWGNGYLAAAELNEDMVSIKKDTLKIMTPDSTFREGVHVFSRKGKYYFLWSENDTRSPDYRVRYALADSPTGDLMIPEDNLVIAKSPEKGIYAAGHNSTVSIPGKDERYIVYHRFTYPKGIDMGRSAGYHREVCIDRLKFDQSGKIIRTEPTHKGISPVSVEQ; via the coding sequence ATGGGAGAATCAGTTAAAACACAATTGGCATTTCTAACCTTCATTTTTGCAGGACTGCTTATTTTCAGCTCCCCACATGAAGGGAAGGCAGAAACAAAAGAGCAATTCTCCAGCTATTTATTTACATACTTCACCGGCAACGGCCCTGGACAGGAGCAGATACACTTTGCTCTCAGTCTCGACGGCTTCAATTACAAGGCTCTAAATAAAAACGAGCCTGTTATTTCTTCTGAAAAAATCAGCTCTACAGGCGGCGTGCGTGATCCGCATATCCTGCGTGGAGAAGACGGGGAAACTTTTTACATGGTGGCTACTGACCTGTATGTCCCTGAGATGGGGTGGAATAATTATGCTATGATTATGCTTAAATCTAAGGATATGATCCACTGGCAATCTTCCGTGGTTAATATTCCAGAAACTTACCCTGAAAAATTCGGCGATGTGAACCGCGTATGGGCGCCGCAGACCATCTATGACCAGAAGGCAGGGAAGTATATGGTTTATTTTTCTATGAAACACAGCGATGAGCCTGATGTGATATATTACGCCTATGCAAACGATAATTTTACCGGACTCGAATCTGCTCCAAAACAGCTTTATTTCCCGCCCGAAAACAGCAATACCAAAGCATGCATTGACGGAGACATAATTAAAAAAGACGGCAGATTCTACTTGTTCTATAAAGCAGAAGACGGAAACCCGGGTATCAAGCTTGCTGTTTCAAACAAGCTTACAGAGGGCTACAGGCTATACAGCAGCAGGCGGATGGACAGTTCGCGTCATAGAGTGGAGGGTTCGGGCATTTTCAAGCTCAACAGCAGCAGCGACTGGATCCTGATGTACGATGTTTACACCCGCGGCAGATACCAGTTCACACGTTCTTCTGATCTTCTCAATTTCGAAGTAATTGATGATGAGATCTCGATGGATTTCCACCCAAGACACGGAACTGTAATGCCGATTACAAGCAGCGAATACCTCAGGCTGGTTGAAAAATGGGGCTTACTGAAGCATCTGTCATTCAAAGCGGGTTCAGAATACGTAAAAACTAATAATGTTTCAGTTGATACAAAAAATAACATAATCCATCTTCCGGTGAAAAGAGGTGCTGATCTCAAAAGCTTCGACCCTGAATTGAGCGTGTGCTCTTTTGCATCAATAATGCCTGAGGGCAAGCAGGATTTCTCCCAAGGACCAGTCGAATATACCGTAAATATTGCTGAAAAAAAAGAGGTTTACAATATTACCGCTTCTCAATGGAATAATCCGGTGCTTGAAGGATTTTATGCCGACCCTGATGCGATTTATTCTGAAAAAACAGGCAAATTCTATATCTACCCAACAAGCGACGGATATACCGGCTGGTCTGGAACGTATTTCAAGGCCTTCTCTTCAGAAAATCTGGTTGATTGGGAGGATGAAGGTGTAATCCTCGACCTGAAAAAAGATGTAAGCTGGACGAACCGAAATGCATGGGCACCCTGCATAATAGAAAAGAAAATCGACGGGGATTATCAATACTTCTACTACTTTACCGCTGCCCAGAAAATTGGAGTTGCGGTTTGTGATGAGCCCGCTGGAACTTTCACTGACACGGGCAAGCCCTTAATCAGCTCTGCTCCGAAGGGGGTAAACCGCGGGCAGGAGATAGACCCCGACGTATTCTGCGACCCGAAGACAAACAAGAACTATCTGTATTGGGGCAATGGGTATTTGGCAGCTGCCGAGCTTAATGAGGATATGGTTTCCATCAAGAAGGATACGCTGAAGATTATGACTCCGGACAGTACATTCCGTGAAGGCGTGCACGTTTTCTCCCGCAAAGGCAAATACTACTTCCTCTGGTCTGAAAATGACACAAGAAGCCCCGATTACCGCGTGCGATACGCCTTGGCAGATTCGCCGACGGGAGATTTGATGATACCTGAAGATAATCTGGTTATTGCCAAATCGCCGGAAAAGGGGATTTACGCAGCCGGCCACAATTCTACAGTCAGCATACCCGGCAAGGACGAACGCTATATTGTGTACCATCGATTTACATACCCCAAAGGCATCGATATGGGGCGTTCGGCCGGTTATCACAGAGAAGTGTGTATAGACAGGCTCAAGTTCGATCAGTCCGGAAAAATTATCAGAACCGAGCCAACTCATAAGGGAATTTCACCTGTATCGGTTGAACAATAA
- a CDS encoding LamG-like jellyroll fold domain-containing protein produces the protein MEYSDSRPQLSPQSEANFSRADFDAENIGGSGNNSSGGSDNGTANDSFTYIANNQPIQGQTFTTANSAHGYRLNSITVQMAGYSSNIVEGSNQVFWDLRKHNGPIILTVARIEGSSRKVVTTQLFKAGGLDNPGRGQSSNGPGTYITFHLPFTTFLQPNTLYGFEIAIGNGSGNFFEWLGTKSDSYPAGSAYHHSGSEVALLDGDHTFAADMTALSSPPKGFEHPSALHSQKELNLMKEKVEAEEQPWLSGWNKLLSSPYNNLGWPAYNVDYISRGGESDNYTRCQQDAHLIYTQAIRWHITGYKAYADRAVEIANVWSDLVGLKGNSNRSLAAGICGFLFACSGDLLSSYPGWKDEDKKAYKDMMMRVFYPENLDFLWRHHDTFWREGGNTHYRLNWDTANMASMAAIGVFCDNRAVYQQALDFFKYGPGSGRVERAAWYIHPNGLGQGEEAGRDQGHNLGGWYFMAMLCKIAWNQGDDLFGYDNNRVLRAFEYNAKYNLGRDVPYTRHQNCDMGYTEGSVSIAGRGLGGYFQYELVYNHYEKQKGIAAPWSRRAAEQLMPEPWPDTGIHPSQVDWFGLGTLTFTKEHQADETPPQGLRANWSNNQITLCWWGSAGADSYIVKRSESPDSAFTELGRVYPPDLYFHDTSVENGKTYYYIVEAAGSSENLQSEPLRVSQELAAHYTFEGNADDLAGSRDAKLCGAEDGLPGFASGYKSAKAIDLNGKNQYVKLPAGAGNYQDITVSAWVYWRGGDNWQRVFDFGSEIEKSMFLTVSGDGGVQFGLTTTKWGDFEGDACYYLRGPEMPVNQWTHLAVTLKGDTAALYVNAEQKDEKTVSLVDPLFAQPYCYIGRSMWNSDPYFNGKIDDFRIYNFGLSHEKIQRLANDDDPLQVLRAMAEWWLSVCPSEKEKESCLAIDFDSSGMVDFKDFCIIASNWI, from the coding sequence GGGCCGATTTCGATGCGGAAAATATCGGCGGTTCAGGTAATAATTCAAGCGGAGGCAGCGATAACGGCACGGCAAACGACAGCTTTACCTATATTGCAAATAATCAGCCGATTCAAGGTCAAACTTTCACCACAGCAAATTCAGCTCACGGTTACAGACTGAATTCGATTACCGTTCAGATGGCAGGATATTCAAGCAATATCGTAGAGGGCAGTAATCAGGTTTTTTGGGACCTTAGAAAGCATAACGGCCCGATTATCCTAACAGTCGCAAGGATTGAAGGCAGCAGCAGAAAGGTTGTAACAACCCAGCTCTTTAAGGCGGGCGGACTGGATAACCCGGGCAGGGGGCAAAGCTCAAACGGCCCCGGTACTTACATCACATTCCATCTGCCATTTACAACATTTCTGCAGCCGAATACTCTGTACGGCTTTGAGATTGCAATCGGCAATGGCAGCGGCAATTTTTTTGAATGGCTTGGAACCAAAAGCGATTCCTATCCGGCAGGAAGCGCTTATCATCATTCCGGCAGTGAGGTTGCTCTGCTTGATGGAGACCATACCTTTGCTGCCGATATGACTGCCCTAAGCTCTCCTCCGAAAGGGTTTGAACATCCATCTGCACTTCACAGTCAAAAAGAGCTCAATTTAATGAAAGAGAAAGTAGAAGCTGAAGAGCAGCCATGGCTTTCAGGCTGGAATAAACTTCTCAGCAGTCCATACAATAATCTCGGCTGGCCTGCATACAACGTTGACTATATTTCCAGAGGCGGCGAATCAGATAACTATACCCGCTGCCAGCAGGATGCGCATCTGATTTACACTCAGGCCATAAGATGGCATATTACAGGATATAAAGCTTATGCAGACAGGGCAGTTGAGATAGCGAATGTGTGGTCTGATTTGGTTGGTTTGAAGGGCAATTCGAACAGGTCTTTAGCTGCTGGAATATGCGGCTTTTTATTCGCCTGCTCAGGCGATCTGCTAAGCTCATACCCGGGCTGGAAAGATGAAGATAAGAAGGCTTACAAGGATATGATGATGCGTGTGTTCTACCCTGAAAACTTAGACTTCCTCTGGCGCCATCACGATACTTTTTGGAGAGAGGGCGGCAACACGCACTACCGCCTGAACTGGGATACCGCAAATATGGCCTCTATGGCGGCTATCGGCGTTTTCTGCGATAACAGGGCTGTTTACCAGCAGGCCTTAGACTTTTTCAAATACGGCCCGGGCAGCGGAAGGGTTGAGCGGGCGGCTTGGTATATCCACCCAAACGGGCTCGGCCAAGGGGAAGAGGCCGGCAGAGACCAGGGGCACAATCTTGGCGGATGGTACTTTATGGCGATGCTCTGCAAGATTGCCTGGAATCAGGGTGATGACCTTTTCGGCTATGATAACAACCGGGTGCTTAGAGCATTTGAATACAATGCAAAATACAACCTCGGACGCGACGTACCCTACACCCGCCATCAGAACTGCGATATGGGATACACCGAGGGCTCAGTTTCAATCGCAGGAAGAGGGCTCGGCGGATACTTTCAGTATGAGCTGGTTTACAATCATTATGAAAAGCAGAAGGGCATCGCCGCACCTTGGAGCAGAAGGGCTGCAGAGCAGTTAATGCCCGAGCCTTGGCCGGATACCGGCATACATCCATCTCAGGTGGATTGGTTCGGCCTTGGAACGCTTACATTCACAAAAGAGCATCAGGCTGATGAAACGCCTCCGCAAGGGCTCAGAGCAAATTGGAGCAACAATCAGATTACCCTGTGCTGGTGGGGCTCAGCGGGTGCCGACAGTTATATTGTAAAACGCTCTGAATCGCCTGATTCAGCCTTTACTGAGCTTGGAAGGGTTTATCCCCCGGACTTGTATTTTCATGACACAAGCGTTGAAAACGGCAAAACTTATTATTATATCGTGGAGGCTGCAGGGTCATCTGAGAATCTGCAGAGTGAGCCTCTGCGAGTCTCGCAGGAGCTGGCCGCTCATTATACATTTGAAGGCAATGCCGATGATCTTGCCGGAAGCAGAGATGCCAAGCTCTGCGGAGCAGAAGACGGCCTGCCCGGTTTTGCCTCTGGATATAAAAGCGCAAAGGCCATAGATCTCAATGGAAAAAACCAGTACGTCAAACTTCCCGCAGGAGCGGGCAATTATCAGGATATTACCGTTTCAGCCTGGGTTTACTGGCGCGGCGGGGATAACTGGCAGCGGGTGTTTGATTTCGGTTCGGAGATTGAAAAGTCTATGTTCCTTACAGTTTCCGGCGATGGAGGGGTTCAGTTCGGACTGACAACCACAAAATGGGGTGATTTCGAAGGCGATGCCTGCTATTATCTCCGCGGACCGGAAATGCCCGTTAATCAGTGGACTCATCTGGCTGTTACGCTGAAAGGCGATACAGCAGCGCTTTATGTAAATGCAGAGCAAAAGGACGAAAAGACGGTGAGTCTTGTTGACCCGCTCTTTGCCCAGCCTTACTGCTATATCGGCAGGAGTATGTGGAATTCAGACCCGTATTTCAACGGCAAAATCGATGATTTCAGGATTTACAACTTCGGGCTTTCTCATGAGAAGATTCAGAGACTTGCAAATGATGATGACCCGCTGCAGGTTTTGCGTGCAATGGCAGAATGGTGGCTTTCAGTTTGCCCCTCTGAAAAGGAAAAAGAAAGCTGTCTCGCAATAGACTTTGATTCGAGCGGTATGGTTGATTTTAAAGATTTCTGCATAATCGCCTCAAACTGGATTTGA